The Erigeron canadensis isolate Cc75 chromosome 4, C_canadensis_v1, whole genome shotgun sequence genome window below encodes:
- the LOC122595098 gene encoding alpha-glucan water dikinase 1, chloroplastic-like isoform X1, whose amino-acid sequence MSNSVGHGLLKPAVLEHKVKSSCKGNGGKNLLKGQANSQIRKLTSDFRGQRLTMRELALPRRRITSGFPQAVLATDAASEQLVKRFKLDGNIEMQVDVKVSSVALVEIKITNSGENLCLHWGGKQNRNEQWLLPSNRPEGTKVYDNQALRTPFVKSGSDSSLKVEIDDPAIEAIEFLVVDERHNKWYKDNGQNFYIKLPLVEKTVSYVRVPEELVQIQAYLRWERNGKQTYTPEQEKKEFEEARKEVQRELEKGNTLNDIQKKLTNGEVPKNVQKQQGKKVYSTPGRINRKKRDIMQLLKKPTPVTVKSMDIRPMILSSLQIFSKDIEEQSDTLVLNKKTYRIGDKELLVLVTNASGNTRVHLATELEGPLTLHWALSESGGEWLVPPTNLLPLGSISLDKAAETLFSAISVDGASNKQIQTFELEIMEGTFVGMPFVLRHGENWINNNDSDFYVELTESKKPMKDAGDGKGTAKVLLDKIASLESVAEQSFMHRFNIAADLVEEAQNADELGLAGMLVWMRFMATRQLIWNKHYCVKPREISQAQDRLIDKLQNVYRSYPQYSELLRMIMSSIGRGGDGDVGQRIRDEILVIQRKNNCKGGMMEEWHQKLHNNTSPDDVVICQALIDYIESDFDMSVYWNTLNTNGITKERLLSYDRAIHHEPNFSGDQKEGLLRDLGHYMRTLKAVHSGADLESAISNCMGYRTEGKGFMVGVNINPISGLPSGFPELLQFVLEHVEDKNVEPLLEGLLEAREELKPALSSSNDRLKDLLFVDISLDSTVRTAIERSYEELKDAKPDKIMYLITLLLENLILSSDNNEDLIYCWKGWNRALTMVKNGDNDWALFAKSVLDRTRLALATKGELYHQLLQPSAEYLGALLDLDQSAVSIFTEEMIRSGSAAPLSSLVNRLDPILRGVANLGSWQVISPVEAVGYVVVVDELLSVQNKTYDVPTILVAKSVSGEEEIPDGAVAVLTPDMPDVLSHVSVRARNSKICFATCFDPDILDDLREKEGKLLNLKPTSADVTYSVSEVKDGNLTRSNNSEEVGPVPTIQLVKKQFSGRYAISSEEFTSEMVGAKSRNIAYLKGKVPSSVGIPTSVALPFGVFEKVLSDESNQGVSEKLQILNKELGEGESDVLEEIRKTVLDLSAPPQLVQELKNEMQSSDMPWPGDEGEQRWEQAWMAIKKVWASKWNERAYFSTKKVKLDHDFLCMAVLVQEVINADYAFVIHTTNPSSGDSSEIYAEVVMGLGETLVGAYPGRALSFISKKDNLDSPKVLGYPSKPIGLFIRRSIIFRSDSNGEDLEGYAGAGLYDSVPMDEEDKIILDYSSDPLIIDVNFQKSILSSIARAGDSIEKLYGTPQDIEGVVRDGKIYVVQTRPQM is encoded by the exons ATGAGTAATTCGGTAGGACATGGTTTGCTTAAGCCAGCCGTGTTGGAGCATAAAGTTAAATCAAGTTGTAAGGGAAATGGTggaaaaaatttgttaaaaggTCAAGCAAATTCACAGATACGAAAATTGACTAGTGATTTTCGTGGTCAAAGACTGACGATGCGGGAATTGGCTTTACCCAGAAGACGTATAACTTCTGGTTTTCCTCAAGCTGTTTTGGCTACTGATGCAGCCTCTGAG CAGCTGGTAAAGAGGTTCAAACTGGATGGAAATATTGAGATGCAG GTTGATGTTAAAGTTTCTTCTGTTGCACTAGTAGAGATTAAGATTACCAACAGTGGCGAAAATCTATGTTTACATTGGGGTGGTAAGCAAAATAGAAATGA GCAATGGTTACTTCCAAGCAATCGTCCTGAAGGGACTAAAGTATACGACAATCAGGCTCTTAGAACCCCATTTGTGAAA TCTGGTTCCGATTCCTCCTTGAAAGTAGAGATTGATGATCCTGCAATTGAAGCAATAGAGTTCCTAGTAGTAGATGAAAGACATAATAAATG GTATAAAGACAATGGGCAAAACTTTTATATCAAGTTGCCTTTGGTTGAGAAGACAGTTTCATATGTTAGAGTTCCAGAAGAGCTTGTACAAATACAAGCATATCTGAGATGGGAGAGGAACGGGAAACAAACGTATACACCTGAACAGGAAAAG AAAGAATTTGAAGAAGCGAGAAAGGAGGTGCAGAGGGAACTAGAAAAGGGTAATACTCTGAATGACATACAGAAGAAATTGACCAACGGAGAGGTACCAAAAAACGTTCAAAAGCAACAAGGGAAAAAAGTTTACTCAACTCCCGGAAGAATTAACCGAAAAAAGAGGGATATTATGCAACTTTTGAAGAAACCTACTCCAGTGACAGTAAAATCTATGGACATAAGACCAATGATTTTGTCCTCACTACAGATCTTCTCAAAGGACATAGAAGAACAAAGTGACACTTTAGTTTTGAACAAAAAGACGTATAGAATTGGTGATAAAGAGCTTTTG GTTCTTGTAACCAATGCTTCTGGTAACACCAGAGTCCATTTGGCAACAGAGCTGGAGGGACCACTCACTCTTCACTGGGCATTATCAGAGAGCGGTGGAGAGTGGCTG GTACCACCTACAAATTTGTTACCCTTAGGCTCCATTTCATTAGATAAGGCTGCAGAAACACTGTTTTCTGCCATCTCCGTTGATGGTGCTAGTAACAAG CAGATACAGACGTTTGAGTTAGAAATCATGGAGGGAACTTTTGTCGGCATGCCATTTGTTCTTCGTCATGGTGAAAATTGGATTAACAATAACGATTCAGATTTTTATGTTGAGTTAACCGAATCCAAGAAGCCAATGAAG GATGCGGGTGATGGGAAGGGTACTGCTAAAGTCTTATTAGACAAAATAGCATCCCTGGAAAGTGTGGCAGAACAGTCTTTTATGCACAG ATTTAATATTGCAGCAGATTTGGTGGAAGAAGCCCAGAATGCTGATGAGTTAGGACTTGCAGGAATGCTTGTGTGGATGCGGTTTATGGCCACAAGACAACTAATTTGGAATAAACACTACTGCGTAAAGCCACG TGAGATAAGCCAAGCCCAGGACCGACTCATAGACAAGCTTCAGAATGTTTATAGAAGTTATCCACAATATAGTGAACTTCTGCGTATGATCATGTCAAGTATTGGACGCGGAGGCGACGGGGATGTAGGGCAACGCATCCGCGATGAAATCTTGGTTATCCAG AGAAAAAATAATTGTAAGGGAGGAATGATGGAGGAATGGCATCAAAAGTTGCATAATAATACAAGCCCTGACGATGTCGTAATCTGTCAG GCACTGATTGATTATATCGAAAGTGACTTTGACATGAGTGTATACTGGAACACACTGAATACAAATGGAATAACAAAAGAACGACTTCTAAGTTATGATCGGGCCATTCACCACGAGCCAAACTTCTCGGGAGACCAAAAAGAGGGTCTTTTGCGTGATCTTGGGCACTACATGAGAACATTAAAG GCAGTTCATTCAGGCGCCGATCTTGAGTCTGCAATTTCGAACTGCATGGGCTATAGAACTGAG GGAAAAGGCTTCATGGTTGGGGTTAACATAAATCCTATTTCCGGCTTGCCATCTGGTTTTCCA GAATTGCTTCAATTTGTTCTAGAGCATGTCGAAGATAAGAATGTGGAACCCCTTCTTGAG GGACTGCTTGAGGCACGTGAGGAGCTTAAGCCAGCACTTTCTAGTTCAAATGACCGTCTTAAGGATCTACTTTTTGTGGACATTTCCCTGGATTCTACTGTAAGGACAGCCATTGAAAGAAGCTATGAGGAGTTGAAAGATGCTAAACCAGAT AAAATTATGTATTTAATCACTCTTCTTCTCGAAAACCTCATACTTTCATCAGACAACAATGAAGATCTCATCTATTGCTGGAAG GGATGGAATCGAGCACTAACCATGGTGAAGAATGGAGATAATGATTGGGCACTATTTGCAAAATCAGTCCTTGATAGAACTCGACTTGCCCTTGCTACCAAGGGAGAGTTGTACCATCAACTGTTGCAACCTTCTGCTGAGTATCTTGGAGCACTGCTTGATCTGGACCAGTCAGCG GTAAGCATTTTTACTGAGGAGATGATTCGTTCTGGATCAGCTGCTCCTTTATCATCATTGGTCAATAGACTTGATCCAATTCTCCGTGGTGTGGCTAATTTGGGGAG CTGGCAAGTCATCAGCCCAGTTGAAGCTGTTGGATATGTTGTGGTGGTTGATGAGTTACTTTCGGTTCAAAACAAAACTTATGACGTGCCAACTATTTTAGTGGCAAAGTCTGTGAGTGGGGAGGAGGAAATTCCTGATGGTGCAGTTGCGGTATTAACACCTGACATGCCAGACGTCCTATCTCATGTTTCTGTTCGTGCAAGAAACAGTAAG ATTTGCTTTGCAACTTGTTTTGATCCTGATATTCTGGATGATCTTCGAGAAAAAGAAGGGAAGTTGTTGAATCTAAAACCTACATCTGCTGATGTCACCTACAG TGTTAGTGAGGTGAAAGATGGAAATCTAACACGATCAAATAACTCTGAAGAAGTCGGTCCAGTACCAACAATTCAGTTGGTCAAAAAGCAGTTTAGTGGTAGATATGCCATATCATCTGAGGAGTTCACGAGCGAGATG GTTGGTGCTAAATCACGCAACATTGCATACCTTAAAGGGAAAGTCCCGTCTTCTGTTGGCATTCCAACCTCAGTTGCGCTGCCTTTTGGAGTTTTTGAGAAAGTTCTTTCTGATGAATCAAATCAG GGAGTGTCAGAAAAACTGCAGATTCTGAACAAAGAACTAGGGGAAGGAGAATCTGATGTCCTTGAAGAGATTCGAAAGACGGTTTTGGATCTTTCTGCACCACCCCAACTG GTACAAGAACTGAAAAACGAAATGCAAAGTTCTGACATGCCATGGCCAGGTGATGAAGGTGAACAGAGATGGGAACAAGCATGGATGGCTATTAAGAAG GTTTGGGCTTCAAAATGGAATGAGAGAGCATACTTCAGTACAAAAAAAGTGAAACTAGACCATGACTTTCTGTGCATGGCTGTCCTGGTCCAGGAAGTAATAAACGCTGATTATGCATTTGTTATTCACACCACCAATCCATCATCAGGAGATTCATCAGAGATTTATGCGGAG GTGGTAATGGGACTCGGAGAGACTTTGGTAGGAGCTTACCCTGGTCGTGCTTTGagtttcatttctaaaaaagaTAATCTTGACTCCCCCAAG GTTCTTGGTTATCCTAGCAAACCCATTGGTCTTTTTATAAGGAGATCAATTATCTTCCGATCCGACTCTAATGGAGAAGATCTAGAAGGCTATGCCGGTGCAGGACTTTATGATAG TGTGCCTATGGATGAAGAAGATAAGATAATTCTTGATTATTCATCTGACCCTTTGATCATTGATGTTAACTTCCAAAAATCAATCCTCTCGAGCATTGCCCGAGCTGGCGATtctattgaaaagttatatgGAACTCCTCAAGACATTGAAGGTGTAGTACGAGATGGAAAGATCTATGTTGTCCAAACTAGACCGCAGATGTGA
- the LOC122595098 gene encoding alpha-glucan water dikinase 1, chloroplastic-like isoform X6 has protein sequence MSNSVGHGLLKPAVLEHKVKSSCKGNGGKNLLKGQANSQIRKLTSDFRGQRLTMRELALPRRRITSGFPQAVLATDAASELVKRFKLDGNIEMQVDVKVSSVALVEIKITNSGENLCLHWGGKQNRNEQWLLPSNRPEGTKVYDNQALRTPFVKSGSDSSLKVEIDDPAIEAIEFLVVDERHNKWYKDNGQNFYIKLPLVEKTVSYVRVPEELVQIQAYLRWERNGKQTYTPEQEKKEFEEARKEVQRELEKGNTLNDIQKKLTNGEVPKNVQKQQGKKVYSTPGRINRKKRDIMQLLKKPTPVTVKSMDIRPMILSSLQIFSKDIEEQSDTLVLNKKTYRIGDKELLVLVTNASGNTRVHLATELEGPLTLHWALSESGGEWLVPPTNLLPLGSISLDKAAETLFSAISVDGASNKIQTFELEIMEGTFVGMPFVLRHGENWINNNDSDFYVELTESKKPMKDAGDGKGTAKVLLDKIASLESVAEQSFMHRFNIAADLVEEAQNADELGLAGMLVWMRFMATRQLIWNKHYCVKPREISQAQDRLIDKLQNVYRSYPQYSELLRMIMSSIGRGGDGDVGQRIRDEILVIQRKNNCKGGMMEEWHQKLHNNTSPDDVVICQALIDYIESDFDMSVYWNTLNTNGITKERLLSYDRAIHHEPNFSGDQKEGLLRDLGHYMRTLKAVHSGADLESAISNCMGYRTEGKGFMVGVNINPISGLPSGFPELLQFVLEHVEDKNVEPLLEGLLEAREELKPALSSSNDRLKDLLFVDISLDSTVRTAIERSYEELKDAKPDKIMYLITLLLENLILSSDNNEDLIYCWKGWNRALTMVKNGDNDWALFAKSVLDRTRLALATKGELYHQLLQPSAEYLGALLDLDQSAVSIFTEEMIRSGSAAPLSSLVNRLDPILRGVANLGSWQVISPVEAVGYVVVVDELLSVQNKTYDVPTILVAKSVSGEEEIPDGAVAVLTPDMPDVLSHVSVRARNSKICFATCFDPDILDDLREKEGKLLNLKPTSADVTYSEVKDGNLTRSNNSEEVGPVPTIQLVKKQFSGRYAISSEEFTSEMVGAKSRNIAYLKGKVPSSVGIPTSVALPFGVFEKVLSDESNQGVSEKLQILNKELGEGESDVLEEIRKTVLDLSAPPQLVQELKNEMQSSDMPWPGDEGEQRWEQAWMAIKKVWASKWNERAYFSTKKVKLDHDFLCMAVLVQEVINADYAFVIHTTNPSSGDSSEIYAEVVMGLGETLVGAYPGRALSFISKKDNLDSPKVLGYPSKPIGLFIRRSIIFRSDSNGEDLEGYAGAGLYDSVPMDEEDKIILDYSSDPLIIDVNFQKSILSSIARAGDSIEKLYGTPQDIEGVVRDGKIYVVQTRPQM, from the exons ATGAGTAATTCGGTAGGACATGGTTTGCTTAAGCCAGCCGTGTTGGAGCATAAAGTTAAATCAAGTTGTAAGGGAAATGGTggaaaaaatttgttaaaaggTCAAGCAAATTCACAGATACGAAAATTGACTAGTGATTTTCGTGGTCAAAGACTGACGATGCGGGAATTGGCTTTACCCAGAAGACGTATAACTTCTGGTTTTCCTCAAGCTGTTTTGGCTACTGATGCAGCCTCTGAG CTGGTAAAGAGGTTCAAACTGGATGGAAATATTGAGATGCAG GTTGATGTTAAAGTTTCTTCTGTTGCACTAGTAGAGATTAAGATTACCAACAGTGGCGAAAATCTATGTTTACATTGGGGTGGTAAGCAAAATAGAAATGA GCAATGGTTACTTCCAAGCAATCGTCCTGAAGGGACTAAAGTATACGACAATCAGGCTCTTAGAACCCCATTTGTGAAA TCTGGTTCCGATTCCTCCTTGAAAGTAGAGATTGATGATCCTGCAATTGAAGCAATAGAGTTCCTAGTAGTAGATGAAAGACATAATAAATG GTATAAAGACAATGGGCAAAACTTTTATATCAAGTTGCCTTTGGTTGAGAAGACAGTTTCATATGTTAGAGTTCCAGAAGAGCTTGTACAAATACAAGCATATCTGAGATGGGAGAGGAACGGGAAACAAACGTATACACCTGAACAGGAAAAG AAAGAATTTGAAGAAGCGAGAAAGGAGGTGCAGAGGGAACTAGAAAAGGGTAATACTCTGAATGACATACAGAAGAAATTGACCAACGGAGAGGTACCAAAAAACGTTCAAAAGCAACAAGGGAAAAAAGTTTACTCAACTCCCGGAAGAATTAACCGAAAAAAGAGGGATATTATGCAACTTTTGAAGAAACCTACTCCAGTGACAGTAAAATCTATGGACATAAGACCAATGATTTTGTCCTCACTACAGATCTTCTCAAAGGACATAGAAGAACAAAGTGACACTTTAGTTTTGAACAAAAAGACGTATAGAATTGGTGATAAAGAGCTTTTG GTTCTTGTAACCAATGCTTCTGGTAACACCAGAGTCCATTTGGCAACAGAGCTGGAGGGACCACTCACTCTTCACTGGGCATTATCAGAGAGCGGTGGAGAGTGGCTG GTACCACCTACAAATTTGTTACCCTTAGGCTCCATTTCATTAGATAAGGCTGCAGAAACACTGTTTTCTGCCATCTCCGTTGATGGTGCTAGTAACAAG ATACAGACGTTTGAGTTAGAAATCATGGAGGGAACTTTTGTCGGCATGCCATTTGTTCTTCGTCATGGTGAAAATTGGATTAACAATAACGATTCAGATTTTTATGTTGAGTTAACCGAATCCAAGAAGCCAATGAAG GATGCGGGTGATGGGAAGGGTACTGCTAAAGTCTTATTAGACAAAATAGCATCCCTGGAAAGTGTGGCAGAACAGTCTTTTATGCACAG ATTTAATATTGCAGCAGATTTGGTGGAAGAAGCCCAGAATGCTGATGAGTTAGGACTTGCAGGAATGCTTGTGTGGATGCGGTTTATGGCCACAAGACAACTAATTTGGAATAAACACTACTGCGTAAAGCCACG TGAGATAAGCCAAGCCCAGGACCGACTCATAGACAAGCTTCAGAATGTTTATAGAAGTTATCCACAATATAGTGAACTTCTGCGTATGATCATGTCAAGTATTGGACGCGGAGGCGACGGGGATGTAGGGCAACGCATCCGCGATGAAATCTTGGTTATCCAG AGAAAAAATAATTGTAAGGGAGGAATGATGGAGGAATGGCATCAAAAGTTGCATAATAATACAAGCCCTGACGATGTCGTAATCTGTCAG GCACTGATTGATTATATCGAAAGTGACTTTGACATGAGTGTATACTGGAACACACTGAATACAAATGGAATAACAAAAGAACGACTTCTAAGTTATGATCGGGCCATTCACCACGAGCCAAACTTCTCGGGAGACCAAAAAGAGGGTCTTTTGCGTGATCTTGGGCACTACATGAGAACATTAAAG GCAGTTCATTCAGGCGCCGATCTTGAGTCTGCAATTTCGAACTGCATGGGCTATAGAACTGAG GGAAAAGGCTTCATGGTTGGGGTTAACATAAATCCTATTTCCGGCTTGCCATCTGGTTTTCCA GAATTGCTTCAATTTGTTCTAGAGCATGTCGAAGATAAGAATGTGGAACCCCTTCTTGAG GGACTGCTTGAGGCACGTGAGGAGCTTAAGCCAGCACTTTCTAGTTCAAATGACCGTCTTAAGGATCTACTTTTTGTGGACATTTCCCTGGATTCTACTGTAAGGACAGCCATTGAAAGAAGCTATGAGGAGTTGAAAGATGCTAAACCAGAT AAAATTATGTATTTAATCACTCTTCTTCTCGAAAACCTCATACTTTCATCAGACAACAATGAAGATCTCATCTATTGCTGGAAG GGATGGAATCGAGCACTAACCATGGTGAAGAATGGAGATAATGATTGGGCACTATTTGCAAAATCAGTCCTTGATAGAACTCGACTTGCCCTTGCTACCAAGGGAGAGTTGTACCATCAACTGTTGCAACCTTCTGCTGAGTATCTTGGAGCACTGCTTGATCTGGACCAGTCAGCG GTAAGCATTTTTACTGAGGAGATGATTCGTTCTGGATCAGCTGCTCCTTTATCATCATTGGTCAATAGACTTGATCCAATTCTCCGTGGTGTGGCTAATTTGGGGAG CTGGCAAGTCATCAGCCCAGTTGAAGCTGTTGGATATGTTGTGGTGGTTGATGAGTTACTTTCGGTTCAAAACAAAACTTATGACGTGCCAACTATTTTAGTGGCAAAGTCTGTGAGTGGGGAGGAGGAAATTCCTGATGGTGCAGTTGCGGTATTAACACCTGACATGCCAGACGTCCTATCTCATGTTTCTGTTCGTGCAAGAAACAGTAAG ATTTGCTTTGCAACTTGTTTTGATCCTGATATTCTGGATGATCTTCGAGAAAAAGAAGGGAAGTTGTTGAATCTAAAACCTACATCTGCTGATGTCACCTACAG TGAGGTGAAAGATGGAAATCTAACACGATCAAATAACTCTGAAGAAGTCGGTCCAGTACCAACAATTCAGTTGGTCAAAAAGCAGTTTAGTGGTAGATATGCCATATCATCTGAGGAGTTCACGAGCGAGATG GTTGGTGCTAAATCACGCAACATTGCATACCTTAAAGGGAAAGTCCCGTCTTCTGTTGGCATTCCAACCTCAGTTGCGCTGCCTTTTGGAGTTTTTGAGAAAGTTCTTTCTGATGAATCAAATCAG GGAGTGTCAGAAAAACTGCAGATTCTGAACAAAGAACTAGGGGAAGGAGAATCTGATGTCCTTGAAGAGATTCGAAAGACGGTTTTGGATCTTTCTGCACCACCCCAACTG GTACAAGAACTGAAAAACGAAATGCAAAGTTCTGACATGCCATGGCCAGGTGATGAAGGTGAACAGAGATGGGAACAAGCATGGATGGCTATTAAGAAG GTTTGGGCTTCAAAATGGAATGAGAGAGCATACTTCAGTACAAAAAAAGTGAAACTAGACCATGACTTTCTGTGCATGGCTGTCCTGGTCCAGGAAGTAATAAACGCTGATTATGCATTTGTTATTCACACCACCAATCCATCATCAGGAGATTCATCAGAGATTTATGCGGAG GTGGTAATGGGACTCGGAGAGACTTTGGTAGGAGCTTACCCTGGTCGTGCTTTGagtttcatttctaaaaaagaTAATCTTGACTCCCCCAAG GTTCTTGGTTATCCTAGCAAACCCATTGGTCTTTTTATAAGGAGATCAATTATCTTCCGATCCGACTCTAATGGAGAAGATCTAGAAGGCTATGCCGGTGCAGGACTTTATGATAG TGTGCCTATGGATGAAGAAGATAAGATAATTCTTGATTATTCATCTGACCCTTTGATCATTGATGTTAACTTCCAAAAATCAATCCTCTCGAGCATTGCCCGAGCTGGCGATtctattgaaaagttatatgGAACTCCTCAAGACATTGAAGGTGTAGTACGAGATGGAAAGATCTATGTTGTCCAAACTAGACCGCAGATGTGA